In the genome of Thermus tengchongensis, one region contains:
- the cas10 gene encoding type III-A CRISPR-associated protein Cas10/Csm1 — protein sequence MAEPVHVALAALVHDVGKLLSRARWGERDEGMPDRTHTAYTALFVRQHAGLFQKAGIDPKWLERTASRHHEGWRDRPQYQPQTPEEWCVALADTYASQEREGEGQGGNVPEVPLWPIFRQLRLQGQEGEKDLGLSPVHALGEGLVPGAPYPEARPNVRKEVYGRLLERLEDRLQALSRLPSLSPEALLLSLAAIFQEGLALVPADTQSEPDVSLYDHLRLAAAIAHALWLYHGGSPSVADLRQDGNKFLLVVGDLGGIQGHIYRIAGAETGVGGIAKRLRARSLEVSLAAEALALGLLKRLGLTPLNRLMGAGGKFYLLLPNTQEAQEALEEARKAWGEWALRGGGSLLPHLAYVAFRGQDFRDFPDLLKAAHRALAQAKLRPFPHLSRTEATLRQALRPCAACGLKPAREDAPGSLCPDCEREAEVGRLLPRRDRVGFFLEEAPRPFLQFPPLRVALGQGFLEGAWHTYRARADFAPDGASFEVKPLLGHLPTVAHALKAKGMGLEAYRAWLQEEGLWEEEEGWDEDRPLTFGELAALSEGAPYLGGLMLDADRMGEAFATGFRRESRDLATPSRIAALSRALEWFFSVEVLELLRNPAAYAKRLGWNDREARQKALRYPLLYSVYSGGDDLFLLGPWDALLEFALDLERLYRLYTRHPALTLSGAFLLFAPKTPVSQMAEALREGEKRAKEAGRGRLFLFGQAVAWAELPELHRWREDLRRDLAAEKVSKAQAYRWLALWREFWADGLDEGERMRYKPLLAYALRRVREKDEGTWKRYLELLDHTQPAWTHLPVWIQWALYQERRG from the coding sequence ATGGCAGAGCCAGTCCACGTGGCACTGGCAGCGCTGGTTCACGACGTGGGCAAGCTCCTCTCCCGCGCCCGCTGGGGGGAGCGGGACGAGGGCATGCCCGACCGCACCCATACCGCCTACACCGCCCTCTTCGTGCGGCAACACGCCGGGCTCTTCCAGAAGGCGGGCATAGACCCTAAGTGGCTGGAGCGCACGGCCAGCCGCCACCACGAGGGCTGGCGGGACCGCCCCCAGTACCAGCCGCAAACCCCCGAGGAGTGGTGCGTGGCCCTGGCGGATACCTACGCCTCCCAGGAGCGGGAAGGGGAGGGCCAGGGGGGAAACGTGCCCGAGGTGCCCCTTTGGCCCATCTTCCGCCAGCTTCGGCTTCAGGGGCAGGAGGGGGAAAAGGACCTCGGCCTGAGCCCCGTGCACGCCCTGGGAGAAGGCCTCGTCCCCGGGGCCCCCTACCCGGAGGCAAGGCCCAACGTGCGCAAGGAGGTCTACGGAAGGCTCCTGGAGCGCCTCGAGGACCGCCTGCAGGCCCTTTCCCGGCTCCCCTCTCTCAGCCCCGAAGCCCTCCTCCTCTCCCTGGCCGCCATCTTCCAGGAGGGGCTTGCCCTGGTGCCCGCCGACACCCAGTCGGAGCCCGACGTCTCCCTCTACGACCACCTCCGCCTGGCCGCGGCCATCGCCCACGCCCTGTGGCTCTACCACGGGGGAAGCCCCTCGGTGGCCGACCTCAGGCAGGACGGGAACAAGTTCCTCCTGGTGGTGGGGGACCTGGGGGGCATCCAGGGCCACATCTACCGCATCGCCGGGGCGGAAACGGGGGTGGGGGGCATCGCCAAGCGCCTGCGGGCCCGGAGCCTCGAGGTGAGCCTGGCCGCGGAGGCCCTGGCCCTGGGGCTTCTCAAAAGGCTGGGCCTCACGCCCCTGAACCGCCTCATGGGGGCCGGGGGCAAGTTCTACCTGCTCCTGCCCAACACCCAAGAGGCCCAAGAGGCCCTGGAGGAGGCCCGCAAGGCCTGGGGCGAGTGGGCCCTGCGGGGTGGGGGAAGCCTTCTCCCCCACCTGGCCTACGTGGCCTTCCGGGGCCAGGACTTCCGGGACTTCCCGGACCTCCTCAAGGCGGCCCACCGGGCTTTGGCCCAGGCTAAGCTACGGCCCTTCCCCCACCTCAGCCGCACGGAAGCCACCTTGCGCCAGGCCCTCCGCCCCTGCGCCGCCTGCGGCCTCAAGCCCGCCCGGGAGGACGCTCCGGGAAGCCTCTGCCCCGACTGCGAGCGGGAAGCGGAGGTGGGCAGGCTCCTTCCCCGAAGGGACCGGGTGGGCTTCTTCCTCGAGGAAGCCCCCCGCCCCTTCCTGCAGTTTCCCCCTTTGCGCGTGGCCTTGGGCCAGGGCTTCTTGGAAGGGGCCTGGCACACCTACCGCGCCCGGGCCGACTTCGCCCCCGACGGCGCCTCCTTTGAGGTGAAGCCCCTCCTGGGCCACCTGCCCACGGTGGCCCACGCCCTGAAGGCCAAGGGCATGGGCCTGGAGGCCTACCGGGCCTGGCTCCAGGAGGAGGGGCTTTGGGAGGAGGAAGAGGGCTGGGACGAGGACCGCCCCCTCACCTTCGGGGAGCTGGCCGCCCTTTCCGAAGGGGCTCCCTACCTGGGCGGGCTCATGCTGGACGCGGACCGCATGGGAGAGGCCTTCGCCACGGGCTTCCGCCGGGAAAGCCGTGACCTGGCCACCCCGAGCCGCATCGCCGCCCTTTCCCGGGCCTTGGAGTGGTTCTTCAGCGTGGAGGTGCTGGAGCTCCTCCGCAACCCCGCCGCGTATGCCAAGCGCCTGGGCTGGAACGACCGGGAGGCCCGTCAAAAGGCCCTCCGCTACCCCCTCCTCTACAGCGTCTACTCGGGCGGGGACGACCTCTTCCTCCTGGGGCCGTGGGACGCCCTCTTAGAGTTTGCCCTGGACCTGGAGAGGCTCTACCGCCTCTACACCCGCCACCCCGCCCTCACCCTCTCGGGGGCTTTCCTCCTTTTCGCCCCCAAGACCCCGGTTTCCCAGATGGCCGAGGCCCTGCGGGAAGGGGAGAAGCGGGCCAAGGAGGCGGGGCGGGGGCGGCTTTTCCTCTTCGGGCAGGCGGTGGCCTGGGCCGAGCTCCCCGAGCTCCACCGCTGGAGGGAGGACCTGCGCCGGGACCTGGCGGCGGAGAAGGTGAGCAAGGCCCAGGCCTACCGCTGGCTGGCCCTGTGGCGGGAGTTCTGGGCAGACGGCTTGGACGAGGGGGAGCGCATGCGCTACAAGCCCCTTCTGGCCTACGCCCTCCGCCGGGTGCGGGAAAAGGACGAAGGGACTTGGAAGCGGTACCTGGAGCTTTTGGACCACACGCAACCCGCCTGGACCCACCTGCCGGTTTGGATCCAGTGGGCCTTGTACCAGGAAAGGAGGGGGTGA
- the csm3 gene encoding type III-A CRISPR-associated RAMP protein Csm3, with translation MQLRKVIRIRALLLAKTGLRIGMSRDQMAIGDLDNPVIRNPLTDEPYIPGSSLKGKLRYLLEWSLGGDYILKAKERHVYASPDPQDPVARIFGLAPENDSKSLEVARQRGPTRLLVRDAYLTPDSKEELERTIARGGYLTEIKQEVFIPRLGGNANPRTTERVPAGARFQVEMVYRVLDDLDEAYFGKYLMRALELLELDGLGGHISRGYGQVYFLHPGKPLEAQEGLDLKERLEIQEVALAG, from the coding sequence GTGCAGCTCAGGAAGGTGATCCGCATCCGCGCCCTGCTCTTGGCCAAGACCGGGCTCCGGATCGGCATGAGCCGGGACCAGATGGCCATCGGCGACCTGGACAACCCCGTGATCCGCAACCCCCTCACCGACGAGCCCTACATCCCGGGCTCCAGCCTGAAGGGGAAGCTCCGCTACCTCCTGGAGTGGAGCCTGGGCGGGGACTACATCCTGAAGGCCAAGGAGAGGCACGTGTACGCCTCCCCTGACCCCCAGGACCCCGTGGCCCGCATCTTTGGCCTAGCCCCGGAAAATGACTCCAAGAGCCTCGAGGTGGCCCGCCAGCGGGGGCCCACCCGCCTCCTGGTGCGGGACGCCTACCTCACCCCGGACTCCAAGGAGGAGCTGGAGCGCACCATCGCCCGGGGCGGGTACCTCACGGAGATCAAGCAGGAGGTCTTCATCCCCCGCCTGGGGGGAAACGCCAACCCCCGCACCACGGAACGGGTGCCCGCAGGCGCCCGCTTCCAGGTGGAGATGGTCTACCGGGTGCTGGACGACTTGGACGAGGCGTATTTCGGGAAGTACCTCATGCGGGCCCTGGAGCTCCTGGAGCTGGACGGCCTGGGCGGGCACATCTCCCGGGGGTACGGGCAGGTTTACTTCCTCCACCCGGGCAAGCCCCTGGAGGCGCAGGAGGGCCTGGACCTGAAGGAGCGGCTGGAGATCCAGGAGGTTGCCCTCGCGGGGTAG
- the csm2 gene encoding type III-A CRISPR-associated protein Csm2: MTVLEFYKDREKGLLDPAVFTKAKKVADELVQEGKLKSSQFRNYFAELRALENRFQKERKADEATAFARLLPELELLKAKLAYNTRSQGPLKEAKRFVEFMNEALEAGQRSPQDFEAMMKYVEAVLAYFYASGK, translated from the coding sequence ATGACGGTTTTGGAGTTTTACAAGGACAGGGAAAAAGGCCTTTTGGACCCAGCGGTCTTCACCAAGGCCAAGAAAGTGGCCGACGAGTTGGTGCAGGAAGGAAAGCTCAAGTCCAGCCAGTTCCGCAACTACTTCGCCGAGCTCCGGGCCCTGGAGAACCGCTTCCAGAAGGAGCGGAAGGCGGACGAGGCCACGGCCTTCGCCCGGCTTTTGCCCGAGCTGGAGCTCCTCAAGGCCAAGCTGGCCTACAACACCCGCTCGCAGGGGCCCCTCAAGGAGGCCAAGCGCTTCGTGGAGTTCATGAACGAGGCCCTGGAGGCGGGCCAGCGGAGCCCCCAGGACTTTGAAGCCATGATGAAGTACGTGGAGGCGGTGCTGGCCTACTTCTACGCCTCGGGGAAGTGA
- the csm4 gene encoding type III-A CRISPR-associated RAMP protein Csm4, translated as MRATAYYLRFRGPVRELPRATTLLGHLLWWYRYTHGKEALEGLLERLPGTGFRLSSAFPEGWLPRPKLPPIQVEETALRKRLKALTLLSFATFQQVAERGEEALLEAPEVEGKLAPPAPRRLRRARVGIDRATGGARQGILFTQDLLFPTGRYAVYALGEPPFDLREGLRFVGEMGYGGLASVGAGWFQVEEEAPLDLPEAKAPTAYATLSPGPLEGALFYEAEPYWGRLGGGYVGARPFKRPYLRAKEGSVYREPDGYLLLDVTPSEPPEGGVRVWEALQVFPLGVKV; from the coding sequence ATGCGGGCCACCGCCTACTACTTGCGCTTCCGCGGCCCCGTGCGGGAGCTTCCCAGGGCCACCACCCTCCTGGGCCACCTCCTTTGGTGGTACCGCTACACCCACGGCAAAGAGGCCCTGGAAGGGCTTCTGGAAAGGCTTCCCGGTACGGGCTTCCGCCTCTCCAGCGCCTTCCCGGAGGGCTGGCTCCCCAGGCCCAAGCTCCCGCCCATCCAGGTGGAGGAAACCGCCTTGCGCAAGCGCCTGAAGGCCCTGACCCTTCTGAGCTTCGCCACCTTCCAGCAGGTGGCGGAACGGGGGGAGGAAGCCCTCCTCGAGGCCCCCGAGGTGGAGGGAAAGCTCGCCCCGCCTGCCCCCCGCCGCCTGCGCCGGGCCCGGGTGGGCATCGACCGGGCCACGGGCGGGGCCCGCCAGGGGATCCTCTTTACCCAGGACCTCCTCTTCCCCACCGGGCGGTATGCGGTCTACGCCCTGGGAGAACCCCCTTTTGACCTGCGTGAGGGCCTGCGGTTCGTGGGGGAGATGGGCTACGGGGGCCTGGCCAGCGTGGGGGCGGGCTGGTTCCAGGTGGAGGAGGAGGCCCCCCTGGACCTGCCCGAGGCCAAAGCGCCCACCGCCTACGCCACCCTTTCCCCTGGCCCCCTCGAGGGGGCCCTCTTCTACGAGGCCGAGCCCTACTGGGGTCGCCTGGGCGGGGGGTACGTGGGGGCCCGGCCCTTCAAGCGCCCTTACCTCAGGGCCAAGGAGGGTAGCGTCTACCGGGAACCGGATGGGTATCTCCTCCTGGACGTGACCCCCTCGGAGCCCCCGGAAGGGGGCGTGAGGGTGTGGGAAGCCCTGCAGGTCTTTCCCTTGGGGGTGAAGGTATGA
- a CDS encoding helix-turn-helix domain-containing protein, whose product MAPRDRPLYTLREAARYLGVPEATLRTWVRGRSYPVRGGQGWGWSGPLIATPEGGPLLSFHNLVEANVLVALRKEHRITMGKVRQMVAYARERLGVAPPLLLEFDAIPLWVAA is encoded by the coding sequence CTGGCTCCCCGAGACCGCCCCCTTTACACCCTGCGGGAGGCGGCCCGGTACCTGGGGGTTCCCGAAGCCACTCTGCGCACCTGGGTGCGGGGGCGGAGCTACCCGGTGCGTGGGGGCCAGGGATGGGGGTGGTCCGGGCCTTTGATTGCGACTCCTGAGGGCGGTCCCCTGCTTTCCTTCCACAATCTGGTGGAGGCCAATGTTCTTGTGGCCTTGCGGAAGGAACACCGCATCACCATGGGTAAGGTGCGGCAGATGGTGGCCTACGCCCGGGAGAGGTTGGGGGTGGCCCCTCCCCTCCTCCTGGAGTTCGATGCCATTCCCTTGTGGGTAGCGGCGTAG